From Pyrenophora tritici-repentis strain M4 chromosome 1, whole genome shotgun sequence, the proteins below share one genomic window:
- a CDS encoding rve domain containing protein, whose amino-acid sequence MATYTSSTAVTARLAADGKNWKDWIKQLINYAAADGAVAVLDGAPRPEFDATDDKYRITAMQRPITHPLGTSTDVIQAELDRVGKLNKTIGPFNNEARQLLREDKLALDSWVARDARLQNTILSSIDKPLVAQVRTCPTAHDMYKALKDLNSNGDYANAALAWTAFIDLRAETQPTVRSYIGKFRETINDITVQGITLGWKKPSAVPGTSADRDIEDLLIIHFLHGLARVLPQWVEARNNDLRQGHTWSIDTLVASLEDHLRHAPDEPVKTFLSVSKQAEEKRVLTRLNGRGNGNNSNQNSTPTPSSLPTRNNNQQKRTPQPVGMCDHCKREHPGPNELCWKLHPSLTPDNVKKRTADNAAKKAAAAAARTNVTVAKNSNDDDADQYDAHSYVTVATFVSPTLLKKAVSNHDYQQRYCYDTAANRHVFNNRSKFYEYAPIDNDVHGSTGSTTAAGVGTVRLEVVKADGTTEKISLQNVLYCPDFATNVISQAPFKRAGVWYHSGKDKLYTASDEELAYLPEIDGIPNFLVVTESSKAPAALSYASLVCYRSSADEPSSSRPATDWHHIMGHAGIDAIKDTAKVVHGMKLTTSTVTNCEPCGLSKSKRNISRIQQTPPNTALGKVHVDVVGPITIPGKDGERYFMPITDGKSRRQWLFTSDSRAVLGQQLINWCKAMKAKGFTITIHTDNAREFINASNKQYFDSVGIEVVTSPPYDATRNGIAERANGITEDRTRGALIAAKLPIKLWPYAAKYMARIHNLVSNSNLPGKITPLEAWNRSIGYPNPVPNVAKMHAFGHVGYAHIPAQKRVKGDKFAPRAHKGHLVGMIGENIYQMWIPETDEIVTTASVRFDSYDSPSTPPLSPIIGPSPSPKVLPFKPLINRLADAATTPPAPPQDGDGGDLDNHQLPRADGGDGFDGFEDDDEAPPAPPTRGNNKAARRHEINADLNPAHIIHGPRNRRARAFFTSSTFDRCFAMALVKPTLGSKLSELPPEPRNYRQFLKHPRRDDLQLAMDDEYNALIANGTWRPATAEEIAKYEIIPGQWVWTYKGNAQGYHVKDKARMVACGNKQQESIWYREVYSYVVRTSTLRILLALVAYFDLECEQIDMITAYLNAHLDDDDVVLLRLPAGCTGFGNIVRLRRGMYGLRQSALLWYNDLKDSLKDLGFEPIEADPCVFVNPTTKAIIVVYVDDLILITRDVTSMKALKSQLLNRYKARDLGPIGFYLGIRILRDRPNRSLSMTMDSYVDRIVDEYHLANAPKADNPLPKSALTLIKRDDIADNNLIQQYQSLVAKLLYPTSIIRCDLAWHVNFMARFANNPTLEQLSLLKHMLRYYNGTATLGIKYQGDLKDANMDDPDHMIGLKAYSDSAHGDNNERKSSSGYVIKMAGGVVSYKSYRQRLVTLSSTESEYIAMTYAAKEINWLQRLLSQVGYVGNDLKPFKLYTDNQPALNMIRKDGHHERTKHIDAYFKYTKQQYKDGNLKLDYLPGVEMPADGLTKPLDKQEHAKFIGLIDMVNVPRM is encoded by the coding sequence CACGATATGTACAAGGCTCTCAAGGACCTAAACAGCAACGGTGACTACGCCAATGCTGCTCTCGCGTGGACTGCCTTCATCGACCTCCGCGCTGAGACCCAACCCACAGTCCGCAGCTATATTGGAAAGTTTCGCGAGACAATTAATGACATCACGGTACAAGGCATCACACTTGGATGGAAGAAGCCTTCAGCAGTACCTGGTACATCCGCCGACCGCGACATCGAAGACCTGCTCATCATCCACTTCCTTCACGGCTTAGCTCGTGTACTCCCACAGTGGGTAGAAGCTCGCAATAACGACCTCCGCCAAGGCCATACATGGTCTATCGACACGCTCGTCGCGTCACTCGAGGATCACCTACGCCATGCCCCAGATGAGCCCGTGAAGACTTTCCTCTCCGTCTCTAAACAAGCGGAGGAGAAGCGCGTTCTCACACGCCTAAATGGCCGCGGCAATGGCAACAACAGCAACCAGAACTCTACTCCTACTCCTTCGTCTCTGCCGACGCGCAATAACAACCAACAGAAGCGTACTCCTCAGCCTGTTGGAATGTGCGATCACTGCAAGCGAGAGCACCCAGGACCTAATGAGCTTTGCTGGAAACTTCACCCTTCTCTCACCCCAGATAATGTTAAGAAGCGCACCGCAGACAATGCCGCTAAGAAGGCCGCAGctgcagcagctcgtacAAACGTTACAGTGGCCAAGAACAGCAACGACGACGATGCTGATCAGTACGATGCTCACTCATACGTGACAGTCGCCACCTTCGTCTCTCCGACTCTCCTCAAGAAGGCAGTCTCCAATCACGACTATCAACAGCGGTACTGCTACGACACTGCCGCTAACCGGCACGTCTTCAATAACCGCTCGAAATTTTACGAATACGCTCCAATCGACAATGACGTACACGGCTCTACCGGATCAACCACCGCCGCCGGCGTTGGCACTGTACGCCTTGAAGTCGTCAAAGCCGACGGAACAACAGAGAAGATCTCACTCCAAAACGTCCTCTACTGCCCCGATTTCGCCACCAACGTCATCTCCCAAGCTCCATTCAAGCGCGCGGGAGTGTGGTATCACTCGGGCAAGGACAAATTGTACACTGCCTCAGATGAGGAGCTAGCTTACTTACCAGAGATCGACGGTATACCCAACTTTCTCGTAGTTACAGAATCCTCCAAGGCGCCGGCCGCTCTCTCATACGCCTCTCTTGTTTGCTATCGAAGCTCTGCCGATGAGCCCTCATCCTCACGGCCAGCCACCGACTGGCATCATATCATGggacacgctggaatagaCGCTATTAAGGACACTGCAAAAGTTGTACATGGGATGAAGCTCACTACTTCTACCGTCACCAACTGCGAGCCCTGCGGCCTCTCCAAATCAAAGCGAAATATCTCTCGAATTCAACAAACTCCACCCAATACAGCGCTTGGCAAGGTCCATGTCGATGTCGTCGGCCCCATCACTATACCTGGAAAAGATGGAGAGCGTTACTTCATGCCTATCACGGATGGCAAGTCACGCCGACAGTGGCTATTCACATCAGACAGCCGCGCTGTACTAGGCCAACAGCTTATTAATTGgtgcaaagctatgaaggCCAAAGGCTTTACCATCACTATCCATACCGACAACGCTCGCGAGTTTATTAACGCCAGCAACAAGCAGTACTTCGATAGCGTGGGCATCGAGGTAGTTACGTCACCACCTTATGATGCCACTCGCAATGGTATTGCAGAGCGCGCCAACGGTATCACAGAGGATCGAACTCGCGGAGCTCTTATTGCAGCCAAGCTTCCTATAAAGCTGTGGCCCTACGCAGCCAAATATATGGCCCGCATTCACAACCTCGTCTCCAACAGCAACCTCCCAGGAAAGATCACTCCTTTAGAGGCCTGGAATCGCTCTATAGGCTACCCAAACCCAGTCCCAAACGTCGCCAAGATGCACGCTTTCGGCCATGTTGGATACGCCCATATACCCGCCCAGAAGCGCGTTAAAGGTGACAAATTTGCACCTCGTGCTCACAAGGGCCACCTCGTCGGTATGATCGGCGAGAACATCTACCAGATGTGGATCCCAGAGACTGATGAGATCGTTACCACCGCCTCCGTGCGGTTTGATAGCTACGACTCACCCTCCACTCCTCCATTGTCTCCCATCATCGGCCcttcaccatcaccgaagGTGCTCCCATTTAAACCTCTCATCAACCGCCTCGCCGACGCCGCTACAACTCCACCCGCTCCTCCGCaagatggtgatggcggcgattTGGACAATCATCAGCTACCTCGTGCTGATGGCGGAGATGGCTTTGATGGTTtcgaggatgatgatgaagctCCACCAGCTCCTCCAACCCGTGGTAACAACAAGGCAGCGCGTCGACATGAGATTAACGCGGACCTCAACCCAGCTCATATCATACACGGCCCTCGCAATCGCCGGGCACGTGCTTTCTTCACTTCATCTACTTTTGATCGCTGCTTCGCCATGGCTCTCGTCAAGCCCACTCTCGGCTCAAAGCTTTCAGAACTTCCACCGGAGCCTCGCAACTATCGTCAGTTTCTCAAACATCCTCGCCGCGATGATCTACAACTCGCAATGGACGATGAGTACAACGCTCTTATCGCCAACGGTACTTGGCGCCCTGCTACGGCAGAGGAGATTGCCAAGTATGAGATCATCCCAGGTCAATGGGTGTGGACGTATAAAGGCAACGCTCAAGGCTATCACGTGAAAGACAAGGCTCGCATGGTGGCTTGCGGCAACAAGCAACAAGAATCAATTTGGTACCGCGAGGTTTACTCCTACGTCGTCCGAACTTCTACGCTCCGCATCCTCCTCGCCCTTGTGGCTTACTTCGATCTAGAGTGTGAGCAGATCGACATGATTACTGCTTACCTCAACGCTCACctcgacgacgatgacgtTGTCCTCCTTCGCCTGCCCGCAGGCTGTACTGGCTTTGGGAATATTGTTCGCCTTCGCCGCGGCATGTACGGCCTCCGTCAGTCAGCCCTATTGTGGTACAACGACCTCAAGGACTCTCTCAAAGATCTCGGCTTCGAGCCCATCGAAGCAGATCCCTGCGTCTTCGTCAACCCAACAACAAAGGCCATCATAGTCGTGTACGTTGACGACCTTATCCTTATTACACGTGACGTGACCTCTATGAAGGCACTTAAGTCACAACTCCTCAATCGATACAAGGCTCGTGACCTTGGCCCAATTGGTTTCTACTTGGGAATTCGAATCCTCCGCGATCGTCCCAACCGCTCTCTCTCTATGACGATGGATAGCTACGTTGATCGCATTGTCGATGAGTATCACCTCGCCAACGCTCCAAAGGCAGACAACCCCCTCCCAAAGTCGGCCCTCACCCTCATCAAGCGTGATGACATCGCCGACAACAACCTTATACAGCAGTACCAATCGCTCGTCGCGAAGCTACTCTATCCTACCTCCATTATTCGCTGTGACCTAGCTTGGCACGTGAACTTCATGGCACGCTTTGCAAACAACCCTACGTTAGAGCAACTGTCACTGCTAAAGCACATGCTCCGCTACTACAACGGCACGGCAACTCTCGGCATCAAGTACCAAGGTGACCTTAAAGACGCTAATATGGACGACCCAGATCACATGATAGGCCTTAAGGCCTACAGTGACTCCGCCCATGGCGACAACAACGAGCGCAAGTCGTCCTCCGGCTACGTCATCAAGATGGCTGGAGGCGTCGTCTCATACAAATCGTACCGCCAGCGCCTCGTTACTCTCTCCTCCACAGAATCAGAATATATTGCCATGACGTatgctgccaaagagatcaATTGGCTTCAACGCCTACTCTCTCAGGTTGGATACGTCGGTAACGACCTCAAGCCCTTCAAGCTGTACACCGATAATCAGCCAGCGCTTAATATGATCCGCAAGGACGGCCATCACGAGCGTacaaagcacatcgacgcGTACTTCAAGTATACAAAGCAGCAGTACAAAGACGGCAACCTCAAGCTCGACTATCTCCCCGGCGTAGAGATGCCCGCCGACGGCCTTACGAAGCCTCTCGACAAACAAGAGCACGCTAAGTTCATTGGCCTCATCGATATGGTGAACGTTCCCCGCATGTAG